The nucleotide sequence GCGATAGCGTCATATTCCACTGGCAAGGGCATAATTTTGACTATGATCCGATTGCGAGGGCGGCCTGGGATGCACAACCAATAACAGTCAGTGATGAGGATGTTAAGCAGGGTTATGTTTCTTTAGTGGTGCCGGCGGAAAATGTGCTTTGTTTGGGTCAAGAGGGCGTGGGAACAGGGTATTATGAGGTTGGTAATAATAGTTCTGCTCCAGGTTCAGTGATATTGTCGCTAACGGATATGTCATCTGCCATGATATCAATTAGTGAAGGTGCGCCGATGGTATCTAATGAATATCCCAGAATAAACCCGAAAAATTTAGCTGTGGTTTATGGGCCGCCAGGAAAGAGATTATCGGCCAGTGTTGAATCAGGCAGTATTGTTGAAGGGGGTGGTGCAAAATATCAGTTTTCCCCTAATAGTTTCGGGCTGGCTTATTTCCATTTGCAATCTGAGGTAGCGGGTAGTTTTCGTTGTACTGTTTCGGCGGAGGATGGTTCTATAACACCGGGTGTAAGTCAGGCAGTATTTAGTGAGTGGAGAGATGGAGGAAATATTATCAGTGCTTATGCATTTACCTCTGAAGTACCTGCTGATGGCGTGAGTGTTTGTAGTGGTTATGTTATTGTGGACCGTACTGTCTATTCCGGTAAAAGATTACTTGTTCGTACTGATGGCTCCGCGATAATTTCAGGTTATGGTGATAATGAAAGAGAGTTGCAGGTTGCGATTAGTAAAGATGGTTGTACAACTTTCCATATAACTAATACCAAAGCAGAAAAAAATAATGTGATAATAAGTTTACCCGATACTGATAAGTCGATTCAATTTTCTATTAATTTTAAACACTTTCCTTTTGTTTAGCGTAAGGAATATTGTTAATTAGTATAATGTTATCAACTTGAAATTATTTTTTTAACTTTAAATCGATGATGACATATATAAATATACATGATAGTGATAAATTAGGAGAATGAAATGAATGACGAACAAGCACCAAAAGAGGCTAAAACATTAAATTGGCTATCAAGTGAAAAAACGGAAACTGCGGATAAACCGATAGATATCGGTGTAAGCGCAATCCAGGATGGTTATTTATTGCATGGGGTGAATATAATTTTCACGTTAGATAATCAATCTATGGTATTTAAAGAGAATAATGATCGTAAAATTATAAAAGGTACAGGAGTACTGGGTAAGGTATCAGTTGAAATAATCTCTACTGATTCAACTCCGTGTCAAGGGAATGTGTATGCTTGCTTGGAAGATGATACTGAAATAGAAGCCCCTCCTCTCCAGGTCGAGTTTACTGTTGCTCCTCAATCGGTGGCAGTGCTTAATCTTGACTTAGAAAAAAATAATGCATGGACTAAGGGTGCCGATGAGAATAAGGTAGTTGCAACGGTGTATGATCGGTTGGGTAATGGAATTAAAAACCAAGAAATAACCTTCTATGCAGATAGTGGAGCAACAGTAGTTCCGTCGTCGGGGATGACAGATAAAGATGGTAAGATAACGGCGTCAATACAATCTAGTCGTGCTGGTGAAGTGATACTAATGGCACAAGCGGGAGCTATTGAAAAGGCTATAGCTATGTGTTTCACGTATAATCCATATCAGTTAAAGATTATAGAATTTCCGGCTGTGCTGTATTCATTTTCAAGCGGTATTATAGCTGGATATTTATATAAGAATGGCGTAGGTGAACCTAATGTCACTATAGGAGTATCTATGGGATCTTATCTGTCATTGAGTGATCAAGACAAGCATATGACTACCGATAAAAATGGCTATTTTAGCTTTAGAGTTTCTTCTTCTTATTCTCGGGGGTATTCGCCTCATAATCATGTACCTCCCATGAGTGAATTTTCATCGGTGTATATAAGTTGTATTGATGGGAGGGTATATTCTCAAGCGTGGATAGAATTAACCCCAGGGCTATATTAGGTGTTGGATATTTGGGGATGCTGATTGATGGTTACTCATTAAAAAATTAGACAAATCCCCTGTTTTTAGCCGTTATCATGCAGTGTGAAAATAAGATGATTTTTATTATCCCGGTAGGAATCATTGATTAAGAATATATAACCTGGGTGGGATTTCACAACTATCATTGTTATATATCAATATTTAGTTAAAAACCTGAACTTCTCTTTAAGCAAAGTTCAGGTTACTAACTCATTATTTCTTCATGTTATTTCTCACAATGATGAGGGAATTGTTATTAA is from Photorhabdus laumondii subsp. laumondii and encodes:
- a CDS encoding Ig-like domain-containing protein, whose protein sequence is MNDEQAPKEAKTLNWLSSEKTETADKPIDIGVSAIQDGYLLHGVNIIFTLDNQSMVFKENNDRKIIKGTGVLGKVSVEIISTDSTPCQGNVYACLEDDTEIEAPPLQVEFTVAPQSVAVLNLDLEKNNAWTKGADENKVVATVYDRLGNGIKNQEITFYADSGATVVPSSGMTDKDGKITASIQSSRAGEVILMAQAGAIEKAIAMCFTYNPYQLKIIEFPAVLYSFSSGIIAGYLYKNGVGEPNVTIGVSMGSYLSLSDQDKHMTTDKNGYFSFRVSSSYSRGYSPHNHVPPMSEFSSVYISCIDGRVYSQAWIELTPGLY